The Ptiloglossa arizonensis isolate GNS036 chromosome 4, iyPtiAriz1_principal, whole genome shotgun sequence genome contains the following window.
ggaaattaggTCATTTCCAATACATATGGGAAATGATAGCTAGAGGGAATAGGAGTAAAGTAGCAAATAAAAATAACTACTCATGTTATACGTGATGAATTTATTGAAGTGTTTCAGAATTACGTACATATTATTACGTttcaaaagaatatttaaacttTCATGCGCGTTATAATTCTCTACTgtacaatatacaatttttccTTATATATTAACTATCTATTCGTGccataatatattaatttttgacCTTTAAACATGTCTAAAAgcacaaatacaaaaataatataattcaaaatttaaacaatcTAAAAAGCAcgagtggcaccatctacggcgaaacgtccaagtttgtcgagaaatagttcgttaGAGAAACGCTAGATGGAGACGTATACGCGCTTAGAGCGTGTATTAGAATGTAggtaacaaaatataaatttttcataaaacatGTCAGGGTTAGAAAtgataaatttctattaaataacgAGGAACAATGATGGTTGGACAGTTATGATGTACGcacaatatattaatttacgacTCTCAACTCCGTACAGATGCACAAATtccaaaataatttaatttgttcagAATTTAATAAATCCAAAAAGCacaggtggcaccatctacggcaaaacgtccaagtttgtcgagaaatagttcgttaGAGAAACGCTAGATTACGCCACAAGTACTTTTAGACCGTGTATTAGAATGTAGctccaaaatataaatatttcataaaaaatggagatgaATAATGTTTTACGAGGTGCATACAGGATGTCTGTTATAATGTAAGTACCAAATGTAATTTATACATAAAGTCTAATGTATAGAAAATCTACTTGGAACGTGTGTTATAACGTAGGATCAAATAATCTTATACACAAAGTCGTTTTCTTAAGATTGTACGCATACATTTTATTTGACTCTTATATTTACAACACGCATCTAATATATACCTCTAAACGCAATATTTATctctattatttataaaaattgtatatttggtTACCTACATTCTAATACATGCGCTTAGAGCGTGTATGTCTCCATCTAGCGTTTTTCTagcgaactatttctcgacaaacttggacgttttgccgtagatggtgccacctgtGCTTTTTGGATTTATTAAATTCTgatcaaattaaattattttgggATTTGTGCATCTGTACAGAGTTGAGAgtcgtaaattaatatattgtgCGTACATCATAACTGTACAATCATCATTGTTCCTcgttatttaatagaaatttatcaTTTCTAACCCTGACatgttttatgaaaaatttatattttgttaccTACGTTCTAATACACGCTCTAAGCGCGTATACGTCTCCATCTAGCGTTTCTCTAACGAACTATTtttcgacaaacttggacgttttgccgtagatggtgccacctgtactttttggattatttaaattttgaattaatttattattgtatttgtacttttgcacaggattaagaataaaaaatgaatatattaTGCCACGAATGTAGAGTAGAATGTTaatatataagaataaattatatattttatggtAGGCATTTTTGTAACATACAATGCGCACGAGTAAGAATATAATTTTGACACATTCAATgaatatatttcgtataacataaGTAGCTTTCTGTCGTTTCCTACTttgcttctattttttttatctaattttaaataataagacGTAGACATGATAAAGACGCAGGTGATGTGCTGTATATTGTAGTCATTCTGATTGGTGCCAATATAAGTAATTCTCGTCATGCTTAGTTTTATTTCTCATACTTAATAGCGCTTAAATTGTATTCTGGTTCTAATCGATAATGAAAATGACATGAAAATAGTAAGGAGATTCAAAAGCTTCCAATTTGTGTGACTCTTAGAAAACAGTGCCTGCGtctaatttatatttcatatgCGATGCAGAAACAagttttctacatttattaCCATTATGGACTTCGATAGTTAAGTGACGTCTATTTTTCCAAATCATCATTGTAAAAGAAAGAGGTCGGTCCAAATCATTGATGTTTTAcatggtcggtatttcagatcgtgtgATTTCAGATCCCGTAAGACGAAGCGTCTACTTTATATTTCGTCTGTGCCTATTATACGATATTATTCAGATTTTTATATTATGACTAAGTGAAAGAGTAAACATATTCAAGCAATTTCCAAGAGAAACAGTTGTAATCAAAATTTGCATGAAGCATTGACAGAGAAGTTTTGTGAAATATTCTTGTACGAACAAATAGAAACGTAAGATTGAGTTCCTATCACTTCTTTTCTGTAAAGATACTAAATGTAATTTAAGGTTAGAATCTGtcgaattatattcattttATACTGGTTGAGTGTATTTCTCTTCTTTACAAAGGTCGaacttgtataaatattttggtGAAATTTGGTGCAATGATTGTCCGCCTTAAAAATTTTGTCTTACCATTCTGCAAATTGGATATACTTGGAAATATTCAGACACAGTTTATTAGATATAATTCTTTGCAGTCTTCGACTAAAGTGTTAGAGCAATTAAAATCTAGAAGTATATTACGTGTTAGAGGAAAAGAATCTTCAGAATTCTTACAAGGATTGATTACGAATGATATGAAGCACTTTGATGAAGGAGCAGCCAATTTGTATGCATTGTTTCTAAATATTAAGGGTAGAGTATTGTACGATGTTATTGTGTATAAAAGTCAGGAAaatgatatatattatatagaatGCGATTCACAAGCTGTAGATTCATTGCAAAATCATTTAAAAATGTATCGTGTTAGAAGAAAGATAGATATAGATAAGTTAGGAGATAGCATCAATGTTTGGACATTATTTGATACTACtcaatattcgagtaataaagATGCTGATAATAACAAACAGAAGCTCGAAGGTTTAATATTTCCATGTGGTACTCTCAATAATAAGTCCAGTAAAGTAGTAGATAATATTATGATATACGAAGATCCTAGACTTTCAAACTTAGGCATCAGAATCCTAGCAGAATCAAACattgaaagaaatgaaataaaaaaacatttgaATTCTAATATGTTTGTGTTTGATAAGACATTGAGTTATAAAGCATTTCGTTACAAACTTGGAATACCTGAAGGTATTGAAGATTTACCACCAGGAAAGCCTTTACCCTTAGAAGTTAATTGTGATTATTTACATGGAATTAGTTTTCATAAGGGTTGTTATATTGGTCAAGAACTTACAGCACGTACTTATCACACTGGTGTTGTAAGAAAACGTTTAATGCCATTAATATTTGAAGAGCATCCAACTAAAACTCTTTCAtacgatgaaaaaataattgacgAATTTGGTAATGTAGTCGGTAAATTTAGGGGAAATGAGAACGAATATGGATTGGCTTTAATGCGAATTGCTGAAACTATCAAAGCTAAATCTCTTACTATATTaggtttaaaattaaatatattaaaaccgTCATGGTGGCCACAAGATTTGCAACAACAAAGTGCATCTGCTACAAAAAAATAATGAAGATATACGAGATATTTTTAGTTTACATAGAGTTCTGTGTTTCCACATAGAAAATTGTAATatgcaaatataaaataaatttactatGAGAAGTAACTACAGAGTATTTCCCATCCTTGTTACTTTGTAGGATGGAATCTATTGCTAGCACATCCATGGATCAACCTGCTGTTGTTGAACACAATCATGGCATAATTCCATCAGTTAGAGAGTCAAAGGAAATTGCAGCTGGAGTGTTTACATGTACCTATTGTTTATTACAAGAACGCTTTGACTTCAAAGGTGCCAAACCTCCGTTTGCACGACAAATAATTTATTCGGAAGATTGTTACGTTATGAAAGATCCTTTTAGTTTACCAAATAGAGGGGAAGTTTTAGTGCTTGGTGGtgattgtaatttttgtaacaaACCTGTATGTTTAGCATGTAGTATATATTTTGGGAAACGGTTTTGTTTAAAATGTGCATTAAGCAATATACATCATTTGCCACCTCAGTTGCATCAAAAAATAAAGAACTTAATAAAAAATACCAATTcataaaaatagtattttattaGATATTAAATACTTGCTTCAGTTTTCACAGTTtgcatttaaaaaatacatattgaCAAAAGTATTATAAGTGTTCCATTATATCACCCATTTAAATCACTTTTAATTATATTCATTTCTTCCCTTCTTAAATCTATCAGAACAGACTGTTATGTTTCATCACTGTTATATAAACTGAACATgaacattaaaattaaaatattaaaatgccTTAAATTaggaatacatttttttattatgcCATTTAATTTGTCGGTTTCTTAGGTTTGGCTGCAAGTTTTTCTGccaataatttcttctttttctctaatTTATTTGGTTTTCTCTTTTTGTCCCCATCAGCTTTTTGACCTTGAAATGTTTTTAATTGTTGTGGACTAATTTGTTTTTCACCAAACTTCtgttctttttcatttattctcTTCTGAGTATTTTCCTTAATATGAGCCTGCAAAGTGTATAatggtttaatatttttttcgtattttttaaaaattaaaataagtaaTTAATGATTCTTACCGATACCGTCGCTTCCGAATTGTTTTTTTGCTTTTTAAACAAACCTCTGTCTCCATCTTCCGAAGAAAGTGATCTCTTTGCATGTTTATCTTTACCCTTCTTAATTTGTTCGGTAAATGGTTTTATTCTGACTTCtcgatttaaaatttttgtGCCATTCAATTCCAATGCTAATGCAACAGCATCGTCAGTTTTGAAATGAACATATCCAAATCCTTTGCCTACTCCAGTCTTGTTATCTCTGATTATACGTACAGACTCAATTTCACCACAATCTTCAAAATGCTTCCTCACTGTATTATCATCAATGtctgaaaattataatacattttagAACCAATTCATACTATACATTATCCTTAGTTATTCTAATTACAAACTGTATACTtactaaaatttaaatttcctaCAAATACACATTTTTTTGTATCAGATTTTTCTTTCGACTTGCAAGTTGTATCTACTCTTAAATAATTTCCATAAAATTCTTTCCCATTCATAGATAGCGCTGCTTTAGCGGATTCTTCAGAATTGAACTTAATATATGCATACACTGACTTTAATCTGGGATGTATATTTTTAGTTATGGCTGCAACTCTTTTAGACATATTTGTGGATTTTGCTATAATACCTCTTAAACGTACAGTATCGATATTGCCAAATTTCTTAAACTGCTTTTTCAACTGTTTCTTTGTTACATCTTTTGGAAGATTACCAATAAAAATAGTTTGTTTATTGACTTTTAATTCTTCTAACGAATCATCTAAATTTTCTGCATGTTTCATATTTTGTCTACGACTTTCAAACATACTATTATTTGTTTCTTCTTCcggttccccttcttcttcatcttcttcctcttcctcgtcACTAGTATCAACATTTTCCTCTGTTTCAACAAAATCTTCATCTTCGTCATCATCAGCAAGACTGTTACCTAACAGAGCTTTTAAACCAAGAACTGATTCATCACCCTCTTCTTCATCCTCCGATTCATCCCCTGATTCattatcatcatcgtcgtcgtcatcatcgtcatcttcttcttcttcgctaTCATCTTCAAAATTTGTATCATCCTCCTCcccttcttcctcttcctcttcctcctcctcgtcctcctcatcATCCTCATTCTCATCATCATCCTCATCATCATCCTCATTCTCATCCTCAACTTCATCATCATCTTCGTTGTCATCATTGTCAATGTCATTTAGAGTACTTAATTTATCTAAATTGCCTTTAATAGAATCGGTAGTCTTATTGTTTGATCTTAATCCTTTAAACATTTTCACTCCTTTATTTTTTTGAAGCTCTTCTTCTTTGTCCTCCTCATAATCTTCATCGTCTTCATCAGAATCATCCGCTAAACTGATTCCTAGAATATTTGGTACAGTCTTTTCTTCTTCGCTTTCATCTTCGTCAGATTCTTCCTCATCTTGACTATCGTCGCTATCTTGCATAAAGCTCTGTTCTTGTAGGATAATTCCCTCGTTAATGTCCTCGTCGGACTCGGACTCATCTTCTTCAGACTTTACCGTATCTTTTTTATTAGATTCTTTCGTAGGAAGTTGCTTTTTGTCACCTTTTGCAAATTCCTTTTTTGTcagttctttgttcatttctggtaCCTTTTGAGGAGcagtatttttttgttttcccaAATGTTGTTGCTTACTACTATTATTGTTTGGTGCTTTTGATCCATTGATCAAAATAACTTTGCCTGTTGGGGTTTGTTTAAACTtttgattctttttcttttgtacaAATCCACTTTTAGGGGTATGTAGAAGTTCTTTGTGTGTTGCATTTTCAGTTTCTTCTAATATTGCTTTTACCATCTTCTCTGTAACTTTATTTAGCAGTTTGTAGAAATGTTATCCtattagaagaagaagaaaggaattaatatttcgtaaatacgttattcttaagtATCTTCCAAGCAATTCAAATTTCGTGATGTCGCAAGGTTAATATTCCacatgtgatacgttatacagcgGGTAAATCGAAGGTAAATTACCacgagaaataaaaaagtaatatttttcgatcaatttgattaaatatatttgaattttttgtaaatttaatcaaAATACTTACCACAAGTTTCCGTGCACAAATCAAACCGTCAAAAAGTTCACCTTTTAAAATGCCGGCTTTGAACGACGAAAACACTTCTAGCGCCAACAGGAAGGACTAAGTCGGCCATAAATGCTTCGTATATTTTCCTAGTCAAGATTCTAGTGAGAAATGAAATTCTCTGTGTAAAACATTCCTACGTATAATTATAAAGAAACTCgtaagtataatattttaatggtaattTGAAACGAGATTTAAAGAGGAAGTAATTATATGtaaattgaattgaaaaattttatgaaacATTGGATAATAAACATAGTAAAAGTATTATACATAGATACGGATTTTagcgtgaaaaaaaaaggttatgttatcaaatattttcttaGACTGAGACTCTGAATTTTAGGTGTATTATTGTAAGAACTAACATAGCAATCGCCGAAAAATTTTAGGTAATTCGTTATCGATATAATATTGTATCGCATTAATAAGTTCTAATGAAATTTCCGATTTAAATCACACGATTAGAGAATGTCAAAACTATGTGAATTTATATCtagataataatttctttaattttccagATTACGTTTTTACTTTTGTACAATGAACGGTGTAGGATTATATAATGTGTTTCTCCAAGAGCATCAACCTCAATTGGAGTCATCCGCTGTGCCAAGAATATTTTGGgaaactatatttaaaaaactacAGTATCAAACTTTTGATTCTTGTCTTGTGTTTCAGTTGATAAAAATCGATTATACAGATTCTTGTAGAGGTCCGAGAGATCCTATTTGGAAACTTTTCGTTTCTTCCGAAAAGGGTATCTGTGCTGAAGATCCAAATAACATTTATTTGATAGATCACGCATGGATTTACAAAACTTTCAATGCTAGGtgctttttattatatataccaGAATTTTTGGATCGTATGTGTACATTAATGGGTTTTGACATTGAAAACGAAGAGAACGAAAAAATAGAATTCGTAATGAACGAAATGTGGAGGTACAATCAGACGCTTTCTCTAAGCAGCGGGCCTATAGAAGATAGAATGCCAATGTGGTATATTATGGACGAAGTGGGATCTGCGATAAATCATAGCGATAACCCTAACTTTAGAACAGTGCCTTTTTTATATTTGCCAGAAGGTGTTAGCTACACGCTGTTATTTCCTATAAAAGACGTTGATTACGAAGAGGAAGTTACAAGAGATTTTGTCGAAGGTCAAACAAACGACGAACAAACTCGAAGAGCTTTACTTTTACCATGGGTAGACGCGTCTTTTCTCGAAGAAAGTTTCGTACAGAGCGAACcgaggaaaaattatttcttggcgAGTCGCGTTTGCGAAACTTTACCGGAAGACATAGACCCAGAACTACTTATAAAAgatagaaatagaaaattaaaagttttttCAGATTATACGTACGTAAACGATTATTTAAACGATCCTGCATTCGAAATTACAAACGACGAAGAGGAGGCAGATATTTTATGGTACACTTCTCACTTTAAAGAATACAAAGAATTGAGTATTCGCTCGCCGCATGTTTTTGTGAATCAATTTCCATTTGAGCATATTTTAACCGTAAAAGATTTATTATCCATCGTATGTAGAAGAAAAGCGGGTGAGAAGCCGTACGACCCTGATACCCTTGaaacttatccagaatggttaCCAACTACTTACAATTTACGCACAGAGTTGGTGCAATTCGTTGCGTACTTCGAACGAAGAGAATCaatgggtttggacaatcattGGATCTGTAAACCATGGAATCTCGCTAGAGGATTAGACACTCACGTTACGAACAATTTAATCCACATTTTACGATTGTGCGGTACAGGGCCGAAGATCGCGCAGAAGTACGTCACGACTCCCGTGCTGTACGAGAGGCCAGGTATCGGTAAAGTTAAGTTCGACGTACGGTACGTGGTAATGTTGAAATCGGTAAAGCCCCTGAGGGTGTTTGTctataaaaatttcttcttaAGATTTGCGGACAAGGAGTTCGCTTTGAATAATTTCAACAATTACGAACAACATTTCACGGGCGTAGATTATTCGGAGGACTTTGCGTTGTATCACGTCAAGTGCGTGCACTTCGTCTCGGATTGGAAGATTCAGTACCCGGACTTTCCCTGGAGGGAACACGTTGAGCCAAAAATTTTGCGCATGTTCCAAGACATTTTCGAAGCCGCGATCGCCGAGAAACCACCGAAAGGAATCGCGGAGAATCCACAAAGTAGAGCACTGTACACGATAGATTTGATGCTAGAATGGAAAAGAGAAGATATACAGCCGATTTTATTGGAGATGAATTTCTCACCGGACTGTAAAAGGG
Protein-coding sequences here:
- the LOC143145731 gene encoding iron-sulfur cluster assembly factor IBA57, mitochondrial; translation: MIVRLKNFVLPFCKLDILGNIQTQFIRYNSLQSSTKVLEQLKSRSILRVRGKESSEFLQGLITNDMKHFDEGAANLYALFLNIKGRVLYDVIVYKSQENDIYYIECDSQAVDSLQNHLKMYRVRRKIDIDKLGDSINVWTLFDTTQYSSNKDADNNKQKLEGLIFPCGTLNNKSSKVVDNIMIYEDPRLSNLGIRILAESNIERNEIKKHLNSNMFVFDKTLSYKAFRYKLGIPEGIEDLPPGKPLPLEVNCDYLHGISFHKGCYIGQELTARTYHTGVVRKRLMPLIFEEHPTKTLSYDEKIIDEFGNVVGKFRGNENEYGLALMRIAETIKAKSLTILGLKLNILKPSWWPQDLQQQSASATKK
- the LOC143146161 gene encoding cysteine-rich DPF motif domain-containing protein 1-like, whose protein sequence is MESIASTSMDQPAVVEHNHGIIPSVRESKEIAAGVFTCTYCLLQERFDFKGAKPPFARQIIYSEDCYVMKDPFSLPNRGEVLVLGGDCNFCNKPVCLACSIYFGKRFCLKCALSNIHHLPPHILLDIKYLLQFSQFAFKKYILTKNRLLCFITVI
- the LOC143145729 gene encoding uncharacterized protein LOC143145729, with protein sequence MVKAILEETENATHKELLHTPKSGFVQKKKNQKFKQTPTGKVILINGSKAPNNNSSKQQHLGKQKNTAPQKVPEMNKELTKKEFAKGDKKQLPTKESNKKDTVKSEEDESESDEDINEGIILQEQSFMQDSDDSQDEEESDEDESEEEKTVPNILGISLADDSDEDDEDYEEDKEEELQKNKGVKMFKGLRSNNKTTDSIKGNLDKLSTLNDIDNDDNEDDDEVEDENEDDDEDDDENEDDEEDEEEEEEEEEGEEDDTNFEDDSEEEEDDDDDDDDDDNESGDESEDEEEGDESVLGLKALLGNSLADDDEDEDFVETEENVDTSDEEEEEDEEEGEPEEETNNSMFESRRQNMKHAENLDDSLEELKVNKQTIFIGNLPKDVTKKQLKKQFKKFGNIDTVRLRGIIAKSTNMSKRVAAITKNIHPRLKSVYAYIKFNSEESAKAALSMNGKEFYGNYLRVDTTCKSKEKSDTKKCVFVGNLNFNIDDNTVRKHFEDCGEIESVRIIRDNKTGVGKGFGYVHFKTDDAVALALELNGTKILNREVRIKPFTEQIKKGKDKHAKRSLSSEDGDRGLFKKQKNNSEATVSAHIKENTQKRINEKEQKFGEKQISPQQLKTFQGQKADGDKKRKPNKLEKKKKLLAEKLAAKPKKPTN
- the Ttll12 gene encoding tubulin tyrosine ligase-like 12, yielding MNGVGLYNVFLQEHQPQLESSAVPRIFWETIFKKLQYQTFDSCLVFQLIKIDYTDSCRGPRDPIWKLFVSSEKGICAEDPNNIYLIDHAWIYKTFNARCFLLYIPEFLDRMCTLMGFDIENEENEKIEFVMNEMWRYNQTLSLSSGPIEDRMPMWYIMDEVGSAINHSDNPNFRTVPFLYLPEGVSYTLLFPIKDVDYEEEVTRDFVEGQTNDEQTRRALLLPWVDASFLEESFVQSEPRKNYFLASRVCETLPEDIDPELLIKDRNRKLKVFSDYTYVNDYLNDPAFEITNDEEEADILWYTSHFKEYKELSIRSPHVFVNQFPFEHILTVKDLLSIVCRRKAGEKPYDPDTLETYPEWLPTTYNLRTELVQFVAYFERRESMGLDNHWICKPWNLARGLDTHVTNNLIHILRLCGTGPKIAQKYVTTPVLYERPGIGKVKFDVRYVVMLKSVKPLRVFVYKNFFLRFADKEFALNNFNNYEQHFTGVDYSEDFALYHVKCVHFVSDWKIQYPDFPWREHVEPKILRMFQDIFEAAIAEKPPKGIAENPQSRALYTIDLMLEWKREDIQPILLEMNFSPDCKRACHYYPNFYNDIFKCLFLDEDNSDMFHDLCASCN